GGCAAGTGAACGTGGAAGATTGGCTGCTGGAGCAGGACGTGAAATAAGCGATGTCTGAAGGCCGAGCCGGCGTTTCGCAGTTCGACTCAAATTTGGCAGCCACTTTTGCATTACGGCTGCAGCGGCAATTCGTAACAGGCCGCTTCTTGTGCGTTGCGCACCAACAATAAATTGCCCGAGAGCGCCGGATTGTTCCAGGTTTTACCTTCCAGGGCCTGAAATCTGGCAAGCTCATGAAACGAGGCGAAATCTAACTCAACAAGTGCCACTTCGCCCGTTTCGCTGGTAATGAGCAGCAGATTTCCGACGCGCAGCAGTTGGCCGTGACCGTAATCAGCCCCAGCCCACACGCGCTGCCCCGTTGCCAGATCGACGCATTGCAAAATGCCATCGGAAAGGCCGTACACAAAGCCGTCTTTTACAATGACATTATTCAGCTTGGTTTGCAGCACGCGGTGATTGTGCCAAATGCGCTTTACGATCCAGCCCGGTTGGCCATCGGCACTGGCCGCGGCGCCTTCTGCATCTTCATCGTGTTGATCATGGTGCATCACTTGGAACAGCGCCCCGCCCCCCATCGAATATCCCTTGGAAACAAAAAAACTGATCGTTGTTACCGGAACCGTTTGCGAAGCGCTGGCCGTGCTGTTGCTGCTGCCTTCCCAGGGGACGGTCCACAGCACCTCGCCGGTGGCAGGATCATGTGCGGTAATGTTATCTTCGTTCACGATCACAATTTGCCGCACGCCGCCGTAATTGCCCAGACTAGGCGAACTGTAACTCACCTGCCGATGCCCGCCACGCCACTCGATGTCGCCGGTGAGCCGATTGTAAGCAACGAGTGAAACTTTCGGCCCGGCCGGCGGTCCGCCACCGGGAACCACGACCAAATCGTCCACGACCAACGGCGATGCCGAGCGGCCCCACCACACGCCGGCGCGATCTGCTTCGTATGTGGTACCCACGTCGGCTAGCACATCGCGAATCCAGATGGGCTTGCCTGTGGCGGCATCCAAACAGCGCAACACTCCCGTGCCGCCGAGCGCATATACCCGACCCTCGAAAACCGTGGGCGTGGAGCCGGGGCCGTCGCCGCCAATGTCGTTGTGCTGCCGGGCTTCAATGGCGTGGTGCCACTGCATTTGGCCGGTTTTCAAATCGTAGCAGGTGACCAGCTCCTGGGGGCCGCGCTGCTCAAGCGTAAAGGCCGCTTGGCCGACAATGGCAAAGCCGGAATATCCGGCGCCAATTGGCTGCCGCCAAAACAACTTGGGCGGGTGCGCATTCCAATCGGTCGCCAGCCGTATGTCAGGCACAAAAGCATCGCGGTTGGGACCGAGAAAGCCAGGATAATCGTGCGGCGTCGGGTTGATATTCGCCATGCCATTTGCTTCGGTGAGGTGCTGCTCTGCGAGAAGCTCGTCGGACTTAGGATTCCATCGCCAAGTAAAGTGTGGGACCAAATTGCCGCTGAATCCGTTGAACCGCACTGCAGCACATAACACCGCAATCAATGCGGTCGCCGCAGCAATGCTCCGCCACCGGACCACGCGGGAAAAGGGAGATAAAAACGCGATCCACAGACCCAGTAGGACAATCA
This genomic window from Pirellulales bacterium contains:
- a CDS encoding PQQ-binding-like beta-propeller repeat protein gives rise to the protein SAWLPPAGNRHYDAADSIDPRNSLYPTIIPIRPNSTKPQGDLSRKFFSGPPAIIHRPMMPESSSPTNTPAASPRRWPVWPAWTIVGIGATAITYFQAVGVTDNGTSNGFTILTVLGVIVLLGLWIAFLSPFSRVVRWRSIAAATALIAVLCAAVRFNGFSGNLVPHFTWRWNPKSDELLAEQHLTEANGMANINPTPHDYPGFLGPNRDAFVPDIRLATDWNAHPPKLFWRQPIGAGYSGFAIVGQAAFTLEQRGPQELVTCYDLKTGQMQWHHAIEARQHNDIGGDGPGSTPTVFEGRVYALGGTGVLRCLDAATGKPIWIRDVLADVGTTYEADRAGVWWGRSASPLVVDDLVVVPGGGPPAGPKVSLVAYNRLTGDIEWRGGHRQVSYSSPSLGNYGGVRQIVIVNEDNITAHDPATGEVLWTVPWEGSSNSTASASQTVPVTTISFFVSKGYSMGGGALFQVMHHDQHDEDAEGAAASADGQPGWIVKRIWHNHRVLQTKLNNVIVKDGFVYGLSDGILQCVDLATGQRVWAGADYGHGQLLRVGNLLLITSETGEVALVELDFASFHELARFQALEGKTWNNPALSGNLLLVRNAQEAACYELPLQP